Below is a genomic region from Populus trichocarpa isolate Nisqually-1 chromosome 15, P.trichocarpa_v4.1, whole genome shotgun sequence.
GTAACAACACTCCTCCAATCAGAACTACAATCCGAATCTGCACAAACTTTCCGCACAATGCTCTCACATGTATCAAGAACATCACATAGACTTGGAGATGCATCAACCACAAAACTCAACCGTGGCCGGCCTGCATGATCAGAAAACTTCGTACTTAGTCCAAACCGTATCCTCAACCGAGGACAGCGAAGCTGCAAAATGGCCCCCTCGTAAAATAATTTGATTCTATGACTCCCTCGAAAGAACGGGACATGAAATGCTCTAATAGAAGAAAGAGAAACTTCATCAAGCTCTAAGAAACCCAAAACGTCACTGCAACTTTCAGGGACAGTCACTGTAGAAGGCATCTCAGGAGGCTGTAGTATTGGGTTTTCCTCCATGGCGACATCTGGTTGAAAGGAGGCAGCATTCATTTCATTGCCAAGTGCGACCATGTCAAATGTATCAGGATGAGCTGTATTAGATGCAACAGAATATTGGGCCTCAGCAGTATTGCTtgtgagaagagaaaagacTGGACGCTTTTCCTCAGTTCTATCATTTTCAGGAGACAGGGCAGGGGTGCTTTTAACGTGTGAACTCGAAGACGGGGAATTCTTGTTTAGGACTGGGGATTTTCCATTTCTACGACTTCTTGTGATAGCATTAGGGGAAACCCAATGGTTTTCTGGAAATGCGTCTGGGAGGCTTGATTCCTGAAAATGGGGCAGCTTTTGGTTAATTTTTGCctagaaacaaataaaacatgcaAGTTTAACGGCCACACAACTTAATGGTCATTCAAAAAGACTAGGACGGAGGTTGATTTTTGGCCTGCTTAAGCAACAAGTGAGCGATTATGTAGTTTACTAAGAGAAGAAAGAGGCCAAACATATCatgtaatagaaaaaaaatattgcaatggTAAATCAGCCGCTTCTGGGATgacaaagagaagaagagggAAAGGGTGGTTAGAAGAGTGAAGTCGAGTGGACTTACCAGGAATAGGACAGTAGCACAATGCTTAAGAACCTCAACATTCATTCTTACATCATCTAAACTCCTGATCAAAGTATCAAAGACATCATTTCATTCCAAAAACTCCATTAAATAAGGTAAATCCCCTAAAATACATAACTTATTTTACCTATGTGTTTGGTTTCCAAGCCCAAAATAAGTTGCAAGGCTTGCCATCTGgtatcaatcataaaaaaagtcagcacaaaacaaacaaacatcatcaacaacaaccacaacaacaacctAACCTTCATGTTGCCAGCTCTCCTTCCAAACTTCTGAGTCAATAATGCTAACGAGTCAATAGTCCCCTTTGGCTCTGGTGCTGCCCTTCCAATCTCCGCAAACGCCTCTCTTATTCGCACACAATCAAATCTGACTATATTATGGCCCGCCCATATCCTCCCATGGAGGATGTCGTAGACCGTGTCAGCAATGTCAGCGAAGGACGGTGCTGAAACCACAGCTTCTGGTATGATGCCGTTACACCGTACGGACAAGGAAGATATGAGCTTCGGGTTGGAGGGTCGGACCAAGGTCGAGTAGCTCCTGATCTCTTCTAGCTTCTGGGGGCAGACAAGGATGGCCCCGAATTCAAGTATAGCATACCCCTGGCCGGGTCGGGTCGGGACCGTGGTTTCAACATCGAAGAAAGCTATCTCTGTTTTGTTTTCCATCTCCTCGCTCCCTCTATTCGGATCACCCTTTCAAAAAGCAAAGAGAGGTTTTGGGTTCTCTCTCTATCGCTCTGCGTGTGGATAGATATAGGGAAGGGAAATAGGTCTTTGCTTCTTAGGGTCGGTTTGCTTCGCAGGCTTAACAAAGTAAAGCACAATTGAAGCTGGGTGTTTAGCCCATGTTCCATTCAAAGAATATACTCGTTCCACTTTCATTGCTTTTCCTATCTCCTTGTCTCTCGCTGCAAGCTTTTGATTCAATGGAACTTTTTACTTTTACTCTTTATAATaattgctctctttttttaattatttttattatatataatcaattgtttaatgatttatctatattattatattgtcaTCTATGTGTTATTCATATTCATTATACTTACGTTTGTttgtattctttatattttatttaaataagaatatgatttaatttatcacttcatttcgtgattttattattaaaaaaatatttcatttaaaagtaaaaatacttaaataatataaaactcaaCTCCTATACAGGATCTTAATGTGGGTTGATCTAgtttaagaaatgtttttttttttaactttatatactatcaaataaatattcaatgcaCATCTTAAATTGAAGTTGTGAGATCACTTGGTTTTGctcatattatttgataaatatctGCACAAGTGACAATAAAGatccaatttatatttttaatttttaatagattacaaaatattatttgataaaactacgtgtgtgtgtgtgtgtatatatatattaaaacaattacaatACAATCAATATAATGTCTTGCAatgaacaaatcaaaatttatttcagAGTAtttttttgaccaaaaaaagcttaaaaaaataggaaaataaaattcttgattAGTATAAAGGTACATCTATCTATATTAGTGCTTGCATATGGataccagtttttttttttaatctttttttatccttaaatccATCacgattcttcttctttcctcaaataaaaaaacgatatttttaagttcttttttatattttaaaaaactattataagtcatgcatatatagttttatattcaAAAAGTTTTATTACTCGATCATTGTATTTCTTTTTGAACAACGATAGCCAAACACCAGCTACCATAACAATGTTGGAAATGTTTCGATTGTCCTTCATGTTATGGACATCGTGTTTGGCCAATGGATTTCTAATTTGGTACCGGcgacttgtttttttcttttcctcgaTTTCCGTGCATAATTCTCTAAATTTTCAAAGTAgctctttgatttttattttttttagagttggtCCCTCTACTTTTGAttactgtttattttatttgaaataatatataaaattggaatttgtttttaatttcatccacctttgattttttaatttgttagatttagttgatccttattcttttgattactatttttttgttttaaattattttttaagtaaaattttaattgttaagttCATCCATTCTATAGGGTAATCTTGACCTTATTATCTAGGTCACAGGtttgaaatgttattttaagttgacttaaaacttttttttaggtttttttttttgcaaatgaacttttttttttaattttatcctttaatattttaattaggctttgttatttttatttctttcttttctatagggttatcacctAGGGTGACTCCATATGTTGTATCACagatttaataggttaacctAGAGTGacttaagctatttttttttgtttgatttatctgctgttattgtctattttttactatattattaaatcaattatacTTACTGGATCTAGTCAAGTCAATGACCTAACTTTCATATTTATCTTGCTTCTTTAAAAAAGCTATCATCGCTTGagcatcttattttttatggtggAAAATTTTGGTCTGGCCCGTGGCGTAGCACGAACTATCAATCTAGTCTCAACTAAAAGTCTTAAGCAATTAAGTGGGGCAtgtataatgatttttatactaattttctAACACACTTTCTCAAGTAAAAatctttttgtgtttgaaacttgcataagCTCATACTATCttgttctagtttttttttttattaaaagagaaTATAAGTGGAGAGATTCGAATTTGAGACTGTTTAGTCATTAAAGCTCTGATATAgtatcaaaaaattatatcaatccaaaatattaagtTGTTAAGTGAGAAACCAAAGCTAgtttcatattaattatataacaagatgcataaattaataataactcaCACAAGATAGCCTGGATACCTTCAAAAGCTTTAACTTGAACCATATAATGATCAAGCTACAAGCAAATATGGCTATGAATAACAATGCCACTAGTAAAATCAAGCTACAAAGATAGCCAAACAAAGCTTAAGAagaaaatggtgaaattaataaaattaagctaTAAAATAGGTTAATATACAAAAATCATGAGTGAGCTGCCAGATAACTTAACtctcttttacaaaaaaaatttatactcaacataaatatttttcaattcacttTAAGTAATTAAGctcatttaatagtttttttttagaatttaaggACCAAATCCAAATATTCAAGCTataataaggattaaacaagaaaagaacaaggcatgttcaattcttttttaatagtttttctacataacacaataataaatggtaacatgatttgattttattattagtattgttACTTGAGAAAAACAACTCTAACAAATTTGTATTCTTATTTAATATAGTTTAACCTTTATTAAGTTAAAtattctctataaatagagaagtattctcaatatttttttttggacattTAAGTTACTAGAATGCTTATTCATGAAGCACTTGATGCTTTTATTATGATTGATTAAGCCTTTAACTATGTAATAAGATAGTTTGAActtctataatttaatattaggttattagataaagtgaaatttttaaagatattcaaAATCtcttgttttactttttataaaaatgaatcATAAAACGTAAAGAAAAcaggttattttaataaataaaagaatgttAATGTTAAGCTATAAAATAGATTGACTTAAACCCTAAACAAAACAACCATAAAATAacttataatatcaaaataccaAATAATAATTTGGTTACCAAGTTATCATTCTATATTAAATCAATAGATAACCTAGTACTTTCAAAGGAAAGCCATTAGAGATCTCCATTTAATATTGAACCCAAACTACTTGTTAGTCTCACCCAAATTACAAGTAGGCTTCAACTTGCCTAAGATTTATTTGTTCGTGATATACTCTAAGGTTACAAAGTGACCATATATCTCTAATACCATCAAATTACcatgaaaattattatatttatcaagTTATTCTAAGGTTACAAAGATTCATATAGAGCAAGTTCAATGATTACTCTAATTTGACCATAACAAATGCTAGTGATAATATGATGTTCATATACTTCAATAACTTTAGATTTAAAAGCATTAATGATAAATACACTAGGCTCATAGTAGAAATTGAAATTGTTGAGGCATAATTTTAGTTTTCACAAGATTTTTAGCAAAGAAGACAATGAGAACATTGTTGTGTTTATTAGTACCCTTGATAAAAGATGTGTTTGATTGAAGATTTAGAGAGACATTTAATGTGTATGAGAtgttattaaatgaaattttagtaGAATAAATTGAATTAGATATGGGAAGttgatattttactatttttagtaattttggGTATTTTTCTATGCTTtgaaggggtt
It encodes:
- the LOC18105788 gene encoding protein NEN2, producing the protein MENKTEIAFFDVETTVPTRPGQGYAILEFGAILVCPQKLEEIRSYSTLVRPSNPKLISSLSVRCNGIIPEAVVSAPSFADIADTVYDILHGRIWAGHNIVRFDCVRIREAFAEIGRAAPEPKGTIDSLALLTQKFGRRAGNMKMASLATYFGLGNQTHRSLDDVRMNVEVLKHCATVLFLESSLPDAFPENHWVSPNAITRSRRNGKSPVLNKNSPSSSSHVKSTPALSPENDRTEEKRPVFSLLTSNTAEAQYSVASNTAHPDTFDMVALGNEMNAASFQPDVAMEENPILQPPEMPSTVTVPESCSDVLGFLELDEVSLSSIRAFHVPFFRGSHRIKLFYEGAILQLRCPRLRIRFGLSTKFSDHAGRPRLSFVVDASPSLCDVLDTCESIVRKVCADSDCSSDWRSVVTRKQGFVNNPTVRLNIPTAVNGDVAQYATDMYLKEPSGTTQKLIFSKFDAAELDTWFRPGTFVDAYLSLDPYDYQQTSGIRLVANKLIIHNE